A genomic window from Xenorhabdus cabanillasii includes:
- a CDS encoding integrase family protein, which produces METFKFTKAKLESLPPAERGQIEYGDTLVNGLRIRIGTSGVKSFCISRKRNGKFIRATLGRFPDLSIDNARAKGLEVLGEVATTGQNPNITKRIHEKATVTLSDALDTYISNRGHRLKLATANQYRSILKNFSGDWMIQPLASITRERVELRHKAITDGTVWFGADKATLRAGVGSGSKAQADLWARSLRAIYRFAHDYYRDEEERVLLPDPPTAVLSTTRKWHGTVRKTERIRTHELVRWLGAVAAVREKAENERDDVAVAACDAVEMAMFTGLRKSEIFNLTWDRVNMGGRYFWIETTKNGDPLELPITDTLRNLFRRRLVMKQGEQDFVFPGLRGVIKECRHIIERISTATVPEPNLDMLQPIPFKWHDARRTFGTIAELVGVGNYILKRLMNHRTLRSADVTQGYLHFGADELQEPAKRIEQAILEHAGLVENTKALDQRIISMLSGMKDEDKRRILFQLSEQED; this is translated from the coding sequence GTGGAAACTTTCAAATTTACGAAAGCTAAACTAGAGAGCTTACCACCCGCAGAGCGTGGGCAAATTGAATATGGGGATACATTAGTAAATGGACTACGTATTCGTATCGGTACGAGCGGAGTTAAGAGCTTTTGTATTTCCAGAAAGAGGAACGGAAAGTTTATCCGCGCTACATTAGGTCGGTTTCCTGATCTTTCCATTGATAACGCAAGGGCAAAGGGGCTTGAGGTTCTTGGTGAGGTAGCGACCACAGGCCAGAACCCAAACATAACTAAGCGTATCCATGAAAAAGCAACCGTGACGTTATCGGATGCCTTAGACACCTATATCTCTAACAGAGGGCACAGATTAAAGCTCGCTACTGCTAATCAGTACCGTTCCATATTAAAGAATTTTTCCGGTGATTGGATGATACAGCCGCTTGCATCAATAACGAGGGAACGTGTCGAACTCAGGCATAAAGCGATTACTGATGGTACTGTTTGGTTTGGGGCTGATAAAGCAACATTACGCGCAGGTGTGGGTAGTGGCAGTAAAGCACAGGCCGATTTATGGGCTAGGTCATTAAGGGCTATTTATCGTTTTGCGCATGACTATTACCGAGATGAAGAAGAAAGGGTTTTACTTCCTGATCCACCTACCGCAGTGTTGAGCACAACGCGTAAATGGCATGGCACAGTAAGAAAAACGGAGCGTATTCGAACACATGAACTTGTACGCTGGTTAGGTGCGGTAGCTGCTGTTCGGGAGAAAGCCGAAAATGAAAGGGATGATGTCGCAGTTGCTGCATGTGATGCGGTTGAAATGGCTATGTTTACTGGATTACGTAAGTCAGAGATTTTTAACCTTACTTGGGATCGTGTGAATATGGGAGGCCGTTATTTCTGGATAGAAACAACCAAAAACGGCGATCCACTCGAACTTCCCATTACAGATACCTTAAGGAACTTGTTTCGTCGACGTTTAGTAATGAAGCAAGGAGAACAGGATTTCGTTTTCCCAGGTTTGAGAGGTGTTATCAAAGAATGTCGCCATATTATTGAGCGCATCAGTACCGCTACTGTTCCTGAACCAAATTTGGATATGCTCCAGCCGATACCCTTCAAATGGCACGATGCCCGTCGCACATTCGGTACAATCGCTGAATTAGTGGGAGTCGGTAACTATATTCTGAAACGCCTGATGAATCACAGAACATTGCGCAGTGCCGATGTTACTCAGGGGTATTTACATTTTGGTGCTGATGAATTGCAGGAGCCAGCTAAAAGAATAGAACAAGCCATACTGGAACATGCAGGCTTGGTAGAAAATACAAAGGCATTAGATCAAAGAATTATTTCTATGCTGTCTGGAATGAAAGATGAGGATAAGAGAAGAATTCTTTTTCAATTATCAGAGCAGGAAGACTAA
- a CDS encoding type II toxin-antitoxin system HicB family antitoxin — MRYPVTLEPVEEGGYFVSFPDIPEALTQGDTREEALEMALDALITSFEFYFEDNEKIPLPSPIGQDDDYVDVPLSIASKVLMLNAFIDSKLTQTELASRMGVKKQEVTRIFDLRHSTKIDTVGKAAAVIGHQLTLSMQ; from the coding sequence ATGCGATATCCAGTAACACTAGAGCCAGTGGAAGAAGGTGGTTATTTCGTCTCGTTCCCGGATATCCCCGAAGCCTTGACTCAAGGGGATACACGGGAGGAAGCGCTAGAGATGGCACTTGATGCGCTAATAACGTCTTTTGAATTTTACTTCGAAGATAACGAGAAAATCCCGCTTCCCAGTCCGATAGGACAAGATGATGATTATGTCGATGTGCCCTTAAGCATAGCCTCTAAGGTGCTTATGCTTAATGCGTTTATTGATTCTAAATTAACGCAAACTGAACTCGCCAGCCGTATGGGTGTGAAGAAACAGGAAGTCACGCGCATCTTTGATTTACGGCATTCAACTAAGATAGATACAGTTGGTAAGGCCGCAGCGGTTATCGGGCATCAGTTAACTTTGTCAATGCAATAA
- a CDS encoding phage major capsid protein, whose translation MKKLLELRQQKSDLIHQMRSLLTNAENEKRSLNADEAKQFDELRSQSDTLNTEIARYEALADEERSQAKKQPTSKKLSNDELRHYVLTGETRSLSTGVPSEGGYTVIPELNKQIMQQLTDESVMRRICTVKTTRSNEYKQLVSVGGATVAHGEEGKARSETTTPKMEEVCIKLFPIYAYPKTTQEIIDFSDVDILGWLASEIADTFVDTEETDLVSGDGSKKAKGFLSYPRDVKADKIRAFGSLQKLEVTALSADSLIDLKFLLKNKYRKNAVWVMNSGTAAQVQKLKNGNGDYIWRERLQAGDPDMLLGLPVHYLEFMPEGVIGLGDFKRGYFIVDHETGIRTRPDNITEPGFYKVHTDKYLGGGLVDSNAIKVLEVNASSN comes from the coding sequence ATGAAAAAATTACTCGAACTACGTCAACAAAAATCCGATTTAATCCATCAAATGCGTTCGCTTCTCACCAACGCTGAAAACGAAAAGCGCTCACTCAATGCTGATGAAGCCAAACAGTTCGACGAACTGCGCAGCCAGTCCGACACGCTGAATACTGAAATTGCCCGTTATGAAGCCTTGGCTGATGAAGAACGCAGTCAGGCAAAAAAACAGCCGACTAGCAAAAAACTCAGTAATGATGAACTGCGCCACTATGTTCTGACGGGTGAAACTCGTTCCCTATCTACGGGAGTCCCGTCTGAGGGCGGCTATACCGTTATCCCTGAGCTGAACAAACAAATCATGCAACAACTGACGGATGAGTCAGTCATGCGCCGGATTTGTACGGTGAAAACCACACGCAGCAATGAATATAAACAGCTTGTTTCGGTCGGTGGCGCAACCGTGGCACACGGGGAAGAAGGCAAGGCGCGCAGTGAAACAACAACGCCGAAAATGGAAGAAGTCTGCATTAAGTTGTTCCCCATCTACGCTTACCCTAAAACCACCCAAGAGATTATCGATTTTAGCGATGTCGATATCTTAGGCTGGCTGGCTTCCGAAATTGCCGACACATTTGTTGATACCGAAGAAACAGATCTCGTGAGTGGTGACGGCAGTAAAAAAGCGAAAGGCTTCCTGTCTTATCCCCGTGATGTCAAAGCCGACAAGATTCGTGCATTTGGCTCATTGCAAAAATTGGAAGTTACCGCGCTGTCCGCCGATAGCCTGATTGACCTGAAATTCTTACTCAAAAACAAATACCGTAAAAATGCTGTCTGGGTGATGAACTCCGGCACAGCCGCTCAGGTGCAGAAGCTGAAAAACGGCAATGGCGATTATATCTGGCGGGAACGTTTACAGGCGGGTGATCCCGATATGTTGCTGGGCTTGCCTGTCCACTACCTCGAATTTATGCCAGAGGGTGTGATCGGTCTGGGTGACTTCAAACGCGGCTATTTCATTGTTGACCATGAAACCGGCATTCGTACCCGTCCTGACAATATCACCGAGCCGGGATTTTATAAGGTACATACGGATAAATATCTGGGGGGCGGGCTGGTGGATTCCAACGCAATTAAGGTACTGGAAGTGAACGCATCCAGCAACTAA
- the tssD gene encoding Hcp family type VI secretion system effector: MSHIIYLSLKGKKQGLISAGCSTPESIGNRYQKGREDQIQVLSLNHSMSRDQNVNHQPVSFVKPIDKSSPLLAMAIDGNELLDASFVHYRTSQMGQLEFFYEIKLTSATIVDISYNYPHSINDNGAIAHEVVMLDYKSISCNHIAAGTSGYSITQLAGREEGRPLLSGVSNVKPLKKPLVEETPVKPAKHHARYRCVDDDGNLLTERKYRVCLPDGQIKEGKTDKQGYTQWHLTDDKNKLEFHILKD, encoded by the coding sequence ATGTCACACATCATTTACTTGTCGTTAAAGGGCAAGAAGCAGGGTTTAATTTCAGCAGGTTGTTCAACGCCTGAATCAATTGGAAATCGGTATCAGAAAGGACGTGAAGATCAAATACAGGTATTGAGCCTGAATCATTCGATGAGCCGTGACCAGAATGTTAATCATCAACCCGTCAGTTTTGTGAAACCCATTGATAAATCCTCTCCCCTGTTAGCGATGGCAATAGACGGAAACGAATTGCTGGATGCCAGTTTTGTGCATTACAGGACAAGCCAGATGGGACAACTGGAATTCTTTTATGAAATCAAGCTGACCAGTGCCACGATTGTGGATATTTCCTATAATTATCCGCATTCAATCAATGATAATGGTGCGATAGCCCATGAAGTGGTGATGCTCGATTATAAGTCCATTTCATGCAACCACATCGCCGCAGGGACTTCGGGCTACAGCATTACGCAATTAGCCGGACGTGAAGAAGGCAGGCCGCTTTTATCTGGGGTCTCGAATGTTAAGCCACTTAAGAAGCCGCTGGTTGAAGAAACTCCGGTAAAACCCGCTAAACATCATGCCCGTTATCGTTGTGTGGATGATGACGGCAATCTTTTAACCGAACGCAAGTATCGGGTTTGCCTGCCGGATGGTCAGATAAAAGAAGGAAAGACTGATAAACAAGGTTACACCCAATGGCATCTTACGGATGACAAAAATAAACTTGAATTTCATATTTTAAAGGATTAA
- a CDS encoding primase-like DNA-binding domain-containing protein — protein sequence MSQRSSQPKNPTEIRPIDVIRTVKQSAMNHWQSLLPACGVDVPPKGKHGACPICGGTDRFHFIDDNHHGDWHCRQCDQPNHGDGLDLVARAKGITILTAAKQVADVLAMPFPETKPVKEQPRTVKPIAERIAELVAKSIRGESPYLAKKGLQCPNQRLLQNSLLLVTQTLDGTITGAQTIKPNGEKRLVSGTQKKGSVIPVSEITGMPDTIIITEGYATALTVNQLHNDGAVLAAIDESNLLSVAELVRKQWPESKIIIAADNDWHEPEERDKNGKLKKNVGKIAAEKAAKTVDGWVTLPPTEHKADWDDYRQQHGTEAAKQAFSNGLYQVREKAPVNAEAPENYETKPKKANNNLAQMAASQRGALLVEHYQKIVVHAESEAVYHYNGTTWETVSDNELRRAMVAIFDQHGTPYSPNGINNAICAMKLQIPVIGEQRQDLIGFRNDVYNLSTQQFTPHQPEHWLMNHNGIEFTQPAIGENLPDHAPDFYRWLSHAAGQNENKMNRIKAALFMILANRYDWQLFIEVTGEGGSGKSVFTYIATLLAGEHNTASGNMRALDEARGRYQFVGKSLITLPDQVKYVGEGAGIKAITGGDLIEVDGKYEKQFSTIIKAVVLATNNEPMSFTERNGGIARRRVIFPFNIPVKESEKDPQLPEKISRELPVFIRHLLTEFADQNKAKKLLQAQRDSNEALTVKSHSDPLYRFCGYLVSVNDVSGMKMGNKNISPRAPRLYLYHAYLSFMEAHGFERPLTLTKFGESIPKIMLEYRKEYRKVRTKKGYSYNVELSEEAEEWLPSVPECRDFKSPV from the coding sequence ATGAGTCAACGTTCCTCACAGCCTAAAAACCCTACAGAAATCCGCCCGATAGACGTTATTCGAACCGTGAAACAATCCGCCATGAATCACTGGCAAAGCTTGTTGCCAGCCTGTGGCGTGGATGTTCCGCCAAAGGGGAAGCATGGCGCTTGCCCGATATGCGGTGGCACTGACCGTTTTCACTTTATAGATGATAACCATCATGGCGACTGGCATTGTCGCCAGTGCGATCAGCCCAATCACGGGGATGGTCTGGATTTAGTGGCAAGAGCTAAAGGTATCACTATTCTGACCGCCGCTAAGCAGGTTGCTGATGTATTGGCAATGCCATTCCCTGAAACTAAACCAGTTAAAGAGCAGCCCCGAACAGTGAAACCCATTGCAGAACGAATCGCGGAGCTGGTGGCAAAATCGATAAGGGGAGAATCTCCGTATTTGGCGAAAAAGGGGCTGCAATGCCCCAATCAGCGGCTATTACAGAATTCTCTATTGCTGGTAACTCAGACACTGGACGGCACTATCACGGGCGCTCAGACTATCAAGCCAAACGGCGAAAAACGCCTTGTTTCCGGTACACAGAAGAAAGGGAGCGTTATTCCGGTATCTGAAATTACTGGAATGCCTGACACGATCATCATTACCGAAGGTTACGCGACAGCGCTGACTGTCAACCAGTTACATAATGATGGCGCGGTACTGGCTGCCATTGATGAAAGCAATTTACTGAGTGTTGCCGAATTGGTCAGAAAGCAATGGCCTGAATCGAAAATCATTATTGCGGCTGATAATGACTGGCACGAGCCAGAAGAACGGGACAAAAACGGCAAGCTCAAAAAGAACGTCGGGAAAATTGCCGCTGAGAAAGCTGCCAAAACTGTAGACGGCTGGGTAACACTGCCACCGACAGAGCATAAGGCTGACTGGGACGACTACCGACAACAGCACGGCACAGAGGCAGCAAAACAGGCATTCAGTAACGGGTTATATCAGGTCAGGGAGAAAGCGCCAGTGAACGCAGAAGCACCGGAGAACTACGAAACGAAGCCCAAAAAGGCCAATAACAATCTGGCACAGATGGCAGCCAGTCAACGCGGGGCATTATTGGTTGAGCATTACCAAAAAATCGTGGTACATGCTGAAAGCGAAGCGGTTTATCACTATAACGGTACGACATGGGAAACTGTGTCAGATAACGAGCTGCGTCGCGCAATGGTGGCAATCTTCGACCAGCATGGAACCCCTTATAGCCCGAATGGTATTAATAATGCTATCTGTGCCATGAAATTACAAATTCCAGTCATTGGCGAACAACGGCAGGATTTAATCGGGTTTCGTAATGATGTGTATAATTTATCGACACAACAATTTACCCCACACCAGCCGGAACACTGGTTAATGAACCATAACGGCATTGAGTTTACCCAGCCTGCTATCGGTGAAAACTTGCCGGATCATGCCCCTGACTTTTATCGCTGGTTGTCTCATGCGGCAGGGCAGAATGAAAATAAGATGAATCGTATCAAAGCTGCCCTGTTTATGATCCTGGCAAACCGTTATGATTGGCAGCTCTTTATTGAAGTCACCGGCGAAGGCGGCAGCGGTAAAAGCGTATTTACATATATCGCCACCTTACTGGCGGGAGAGCACAATACCGCCAGTGGCAATATGAGAGCGCTGGATGAAGCCAGAGGCCGTTATCAGTTTGTTGGCAAGAGCTTAATTACGCTGCCCGATCAGGTTAAATATGTCGGTGAAGGGGCAGGCATTAAGGCCATTACCGGCGGCGACCTGATTGAAGTTGACGGGAAATACGAGAAACAGTTTTCTACCATCATCAAAGCCGTGGTATTAGCCACCAATAACGAACCCATGAGCTTTACCGAACGTAACGGCGGCATTGCACGGCGGCGAGTGATATTTCCGTTTAATATTCCGGTCAAAGAATCCGAGAAAGACCCACAGTTACCGGAGAAAATCAGTCGTGAACTGCCAGTGTTTATCCGTCATTTATTAACAGAATTTGCCGACCAGAATAAGGCTAAAAAACTGCTACAGGCGCAACGCGACTCGAACGAAGCATTAACGGTAAAGAGTCATTCCGATCCGTTGTATCGTTTTTGTGGTTATCTGGTGTCAGTCAATGATGTGAGCGGAATGAAGATGGGGAATAAGAATATCAGCCCACGCGCACCAAGATTGTACTTGTATCACGCCTATCTCTCTTTTATGGAAGCGCATGGCTTTGAACGTCCGCTGACACTGACGAAGTTTGGTGAATCCATTCCCAAGATTATGCTGGAGTACCGAAAAGAGTATCGAAAAGTGCGTACCAAGAAAGGCTATTCCTATAACGTGGAATTATCGGAAGAGGCCGAAGAATGGCTACCATCAGTGCCTGAGTGTCGAGATTTTAAATCGCCTGTATAA
- a CDS encoding YlcI/YnfO family protein translates to MTRDHINKKSQKIQARAPHEVVEAIEVLKEEGESTAQFIVTALQGEIKRRQRRAKASSEQ, encoded by the coding sequence ATGACAAGAGACCACATAAATAAAAAATCACAAAAGATACAAGCTAGAGCACCACATGAGGTTGTCGAAGCTATAGAAGTATTGAAAGAAGAAGGTGAAAGCACAGCACAGTTTATTGTCACCGCTCTACAAGGTGAAATCAAACGCCGCCAACGCAGAGCCAAAGCATCATCTGAGCAATAA
- a CDS encoding YopJ family acetyltransferase, whose translation MPDKDSLNRYIAKIQSNKQNNIQFSDMRMDMLNCKIILKNLNAKYSDMNAHPTIITAREFANSINELNNLKSNEHKRFVINSDNGGVHFAAANVFKDMNDNISIIFVDSSRGKNQFIFFILNFRLKDVSNIKTLYIYNQIQNSDADCLLFSLHFLKKMHKYSDHFVKLHQDIFNDKVEFIRENHAPYAPELGDDSLKTARVVFFDQAIKLLPIDFFKHAQSMSLMNTYNDYFKSHSVEINKDMKANKQPGGRETLIDRYKRHEVTRTINEKERTYSNSIEEKRLSLAETALRWLDES comes from the coding sequence ATGCCTGATAAAGACTCATTAAACCGATATATAGCTAAAATCCAATCAAATAAACAAAATAACATTCAATTCAGTGATATGCGGATGGATATGTTAAACTGTAAAATAATACTAAAGAATTTAAATGCAAAATATTCTGATATGAATGCTCACCCTACTATTATAACTGCACGTGAGTTTGCTAACTCTATAAATGAATTAAACAATTTAAAGAGTAATGAACACAAGAGGTTTGTGATTAACTCTGATAATGGTGGGGTGCATTTTGCCGCAGCTAATGTTTTTAAAGATATGAATGATAATATTTCTATCATTTTTGTTGATTCAAGCCGCGGAAAAAATCAGTTTATTTTTTTCATATTAAATTTCAGACTTAAGGATGTTTCTAACATAAAAACTCTTTATATTTATAACCAAATACAAAATAGTGATGCGGATTGCTTACTTTTTTCACTTCATTTTTTGAAAAAGATGCATAAATATAGTGATCACTTTGTAAAGCTTCATCAAGATATTTTTAATGATAAAGTAGAATTTATTAGAGAAAATCATGCACCTTATGCTCCAGAACTGGGTGATGATTCATTAAAGACGGCTCGGGTTGTATTTTTCGATCAAGCAATAAAATTATTACCTATTGATTTTTTTAAACATGCACAGTCAATGAGCCTAATGAATACTTATAATGATTACTTCAAAAGTCATTCTGTTGAAATAAATAAGGATATGAAAGCAAATAAACAGCCAGGAGGAAGAGAGACATTGATAGACAGATATAAGCGCCATGAAGTGACCCGTACGATTAACGAAAAGGAACGTACCTACAGTAACTCTATTGAAGAAAAAAGGCTTAGTCTTGCTGAGACTGCGCTGCGTTGGCTCGATGAGTCATGA